Proteins encoded together in one Triticum dicoccoides isolate Atlit2015 ecotype Zavitan chromosome 7B, WEW_v2.0, whole genome shotgun sequence window:
- the LOC119340734 gene encoding OVARIAN TUMOR DOMAIN-containing deubiquitinating enzyme 1-like gives MAGSGGSPDADDPNCGGDGAEPSSTPQESDDRYSAPASPLSTRPSGQPPGTSVVANEGSTSSSAWGSDDDDEPADRYKNPASASFLLGPSSCTMGASSSSSSSDSWIGSDRTCGGASTSSSLDASNYRDLYRDPPSDWMYNQILEAPFWSHEASDAVRASWRDEYEACDDLSMVLQTSQNGCEKILQKEPLSSLPHEFENEIMKDKAKKLSANYSEYRKVPGDGSCFYRSFICSYLEQLVNVSHEEELRLLGALEPMWEKFQKLHLPGSYSDLHDAFAGFILECMEQKQKLSVSGYQEWLFQESQNEQKFANILLYLRLVTAIEICTEVETFKPYIRELGQGMADAIGYCRRKVLPVYRDADQVNLIALTHVLQVPLRVVNVDVAPIEEPNIHIIYESPDSSVPTVTLLYRPGHYDIIYEKS, from the exons ATGGCCGGCTCCGGCGGCTCTCCCGACGCCGACGATCCCAATTGCGGCGGAGATGGGGCTGAGCCCTCCAGCACTCCTCAAGAATCCGACGACCGCTACTCCGCGCCCGCCTCCCCTCTCAGTACTCGCCCGTCCGGTCAGCCCCCGGGGACTTCGGTCGTCGCCAACGAGGGCTCCACCTCGTCCTCTGCCTGGGGATCTGATGACGACGACGAGCCCGCAGACAGATACAAGAACCCGGCCTCCGCTTCCTTCCTCTTGGGACCGTCGAGCTGCACCATGGgagcgtcctcctcctcctcctcctcggacaGCTGGATTGGCAGCGACCGTACGTGCGGCGGCGCCTCGACCTCCAGCTCTCTGGACGCCTCCAACTACAGGGATCTCTACAGGGATCCACCCTCTGACTGGATGTATAATCAG ATTCTGGAAGCTCCTTTCTGGAGTCATGAGGCATCTGATGCTGTGAGGGCTTCATGGAGAGACGAGTACGAGGCTTGTGATGAT TTGTCTATGGTTTTGCAGACATCACAAAATGGCTGCGAAAAAATTCTTCAAAAG GAACCTTTATCATCTCTACCGCATGAGTTTGAAAATGAAATTATGAAAGATAAGGCAAAA AAGCTTTCGGCTAATTACTCTGAATATCGGAAAGTACCTGGAGACGGGAGTTGCTTTTACAGATCGTTCATATGCTCATACCTG GAGCAGCTTGTGAACGTATCTCATGAGGAGGAGCTACGTTTACTTGGTGCACTTGAACCTATGTGGGAGAAATTCCAAAAGCTTCATTTGCCTGGTTCATATTCAGATCTTCATGAT GCTTTTGCGGGCTTCATACTGGAATGtatggaacaaaaacaaaaactgtCAGTAAG TGGCTATCAAGAGTGGCTTTTCCAGGAGAGTCAAAATGAGCAGAAGTTTGCGAACA TACTTTTGTATCTTCGACTTGTGACAGCTATTGAGATATGCACTGAGGTTGAAACTTTTAAGCCATACATAAGAGAACTTGGTCAAGGAATGGCCGATGCAATAGGG TACTGCCGCCGGAAGGTTCTCCCAGTGTACAGAGATGCAGATCAAGTGAATCTCATTGCGCTCACCCATGTCCTACAGGTGCCACTCCGAGTTGTTAACGTTGACGTTGCACCGATTGAGGAGCCTAACATCCACATCATCTACGAGTCACCAGATTCCTCGGTTCCTACTGTGACACTACTGTATAGACCAGGGCATTATGATATCATCTACGAGAAGTCATAG